One Rhizobium sp. 9140 genomic region harbors:
- the ltrA gene encoding group II intron reverse transcriptase/maturase yields MIISEMQHKLATWAESEPNRRFDRLLRLIANREWLAEAARMVLASSGARTPGIDGMDKQKLQVKLDQHLDDLRASLLEETYCPQPVKRIYIPKPNGKLRPLGIPTLTDRIVQRAMLMAMEPIWESDFHRLSYGFRPERSVHHAVRTVRIQLQDGADTTRGRWIIEGDLASYFDTVHHRLLLKCVRRRVLDGRFVDLLYRFLKAGHIDRGLFTASSEGVPQGGVLSPLLSNIMLHEFDAWLEAKYLSDKARKDRWAWNFGIKQGRPITVRENRQWKPAVAYCRYADDFVVIVKGTRAQAEEIREECRAFLEGELKLALNMEKTHVTHVNDGFVFLGHRIIRKRGAHGRMSVVTTIPKEKAKGFVRRLTETLSGNHSVSTVDMISSLNRQLVGWAAFYKFTDFTAYVFRRIDHVVFWKMAHWLGHKYRSRIKPLMRKWVRVPEPGKAKTWLMFGRNERGKPVGKALHRLISSPKAQYSASIRMRCLRQSG; encoded by the coding sequence TTGATAATCAGCGAAATGCAGCACAAGCTCGCAACATGGGCCGAGAGCGAGCCAAACCGACGGTTTGATCGTCTTCTTCGGTTGATTGCCAATCGGGAATGGCTTGCCGAGGCCGCTCGGATGGTTCTGGCGTCAAGCGGCGCACGAACGCCGGGTATCGACGGAATGGACAAGCAAAAACTGCAGGTCAAACTGGATCAGCATCTGGACGACCTGCGGGCAAGCCTGCTGGAGGAGACTTATTGCCCCCAGCCGGTCAAGCGCATCTATATCCCGAAACCCAACGGCAAGCTAAGACCACTGGGTATTCCGACCCTGACGGATCGCATTGTCCAACGCGCCATGCTGATGGCCATGGAGCCAATCTGGGAGAGCGATTTCCATCGTTTATCCTATGGCTTCCGGCCGGAACGGAGCGTGCATCATGCCGTCCGCACCGTGAGGATACAGCTTCAGGATGGTGCCGACACGACGAGGGGCCGCTGGATCATCGAAGGTGATCTGGCCAGCTACTTCGACACGGTCCATCACCGGCTGCTTCTGAAATGCGTGCGGCGAAGGGTGCTGGACGGACGGTTCGTTGATCTTCTCTATCGGTTCCTAAAGGCAGGCCACATCGACCGTGGCCTGTTTACGGCCTCAAGCGAGGGTGTCCCGCAAGGCGGCGTTCTGTCACCGCTCCTGTCCAACATCATGCTCCACGAGTTTGATGCCTGGTTGGAGGCGAAATATTTGAGCGACAAGGCTCGCAAGGACCGATGGGCATGGAACTTCGGCATCAAGCAGGGCCGCCCCATCACGGTTCGCGAGAACCGGCAATGGAAACCGGCCGTTGCCTATTGCCGATACGCTGACGACTTCGTCGTGATCGTAAAAGGAACCAGGGCTCAGGCAGAGGAAATCCGCGAGGAATGCCGGGCGTTTCTGGAAGGTGAGTTGAAGTTGGCGCTGAACATGGAAAAGACCCATGTGACACACGTCAATGACGGCTTCGTCTTTCTGGGACACCGGATCATTCGCAAGCGAGGGGCACACGGACGGATGTCCGTCGTCACGACGATACCCAAGGAAAAGGCCAAGGGGTTTGTTCGCAGACTTACCGAAACCCTTTCCGGCAATCATAGTGTCAGCACGGTCGACATGATCTCCAGCCTGAACCGCCAATTGGTGGGATGGGCGGCGTTCTACAAGTTCACCGACTTCACGGCGTACGTCTTCCGGCGCATCGACCATGTTGTGTTCTGGAAAATGGCGCATTGGCTGGGACACAAGTACCGATCCCGCATCAAACCCTTGATGCGGAAATGGGTCAGGGTCCCGGAACCGGGCAAGGCGAAAACCTGGCTCATGTTTGGTCGAAATGAACGCGGTAAACCCGTCGGAAAAGCGCTACACCGGCTTATCTCAAGCCCCAAGGCGCAATATAGCGCGTCAATCAGGATGAGATGCTTGCGACAATCTGGATGA
- the istB gene encoding IS21-like element ISRel5 family helper ATPase IstB, translating to MKNAHVIDEARLAIMLNELRLPTIKTLWPQFAEQADREGWPAARFLSAIAEHELAERANRRIERHLAEAHLPPGKTLDSFAFDAVPMISKAQVMAMTAGDSWLAKGANILMFGPPGGGKSHLAAAIGFALIENGWRVLFTRTTDLVQKLQVARRELQLESAIDKLNKYDLLILDDLAYVTKDQAETSVLFELISARYEHRSILITANQPFGEWNRVFPDPAMTLAAVDRLVHHATIFEMNVESYRRRAALEEKRQRGRPASFAPIRTSALPVAERQSENDEDLASGNQHDNFIPTAT from the coding sequence ATGAAGAACGCCCACGTCATTGATGAAGCACGGCTCGCCATCATGCTCAACGAACTTCGGCTACCGACCATCAAAACCCTGTGGCCGCAATTTGCCGAGCAGGCGGACCGGGAGGGATGGCCAGCCGCTCGTTTCCTGTCGGCGATTGCCGAGCACGAGCTGGCAGAGCGTGCCAATCGCCGAATTGAAAGGCATCTCGCCGAAGCGCACCTGCCGCCCGGAAAGACCTTGGACAGCTTCGCCTTTGACGCTGTACCCATGATCTCGAAGGCGCAGGTTATGGCAATGACCGCCGGCGACAGTTGGCTCGCCAAAGGAGCTAACATCCTCATGTTCGGTCCCCCCGGCGGAGGAAAAAGCCATCTCGCCGCCGCTATCGGCTTTGCGCTGATCGAGAACGGATGGCGGGTCCTGTTCACCCGGACAACCGATCTTGTGCAGAAGCTCCAGGTCGCCCGCCGGGAACTGCAGCTCGAATCCGCCATCGACAAACTCAACAAGTACGACTTGCTCATCCTCGATGATCTCGCCTACGTCACCAAGGACCAGGCGGAAACAAGCGTGCTCTTCGAACTGATCTCGGCACGATACGAGCATAGATCGATCCTGATCACGGCAAACCAACCTTTTGGAGAATGGAACCGGGTCTTTCCCGATCCCGCGATGACACTCGCAGCGGTCGACCGGCTCGTACATCACGCCACGATCTTCGAGATGAATGTCGAAAGTTACCGGCGCAGAGCGGCGCTTGAGGAGAAACGGCAACGCGGCCGACCAGCCTCGTTCGCGCCCATCAGGACCTCAGCCTTGCCTGTCGCGGAGCGGCAATCAGAAAACGACGAAGATCTTGCCAGCGGCAATCAGCATGATAACTTCATCCCGACCGCGACCTAA